The segment CAGAGATGTacggtggctaacagtggatatcaagatgtgcgtttcgtcccatttgagactcgtcagctagatgtgccTGCATCGCAGAGTTAATTTTCACTCCGGGATTCAAgtccagtaccattcgcttcaagaGCCATCGCGTtctccacttagttactgagtcggGATAAGCGCTAGCATGTGAAATaaggtgaagtttaattcatcttgtattgattatttgatctttccattgacgtttaggactgcaagtgaTCAATCTCTTCAAACGTCCAATACAAGGCGAAATAATTATTAGATGTTTGAATAAAAGTGATCTCGTTAGCATTATTTTATGAGACCCAAATCAGTCTATACTGACAATTctgtttgtaaatatttgaCCTCATAAGCTTTTTTATCTTTATTAGCTTCCCGAGTACCTGATCGCTACCAAAAATATTCTTATGTCTTATTATTAAACCACTATATTATGACCTCATCAAAGATAATTGCTTGATATTTTATGGAAAAATTCAGTCAATGCATTTAATCATAACGTAATTTCAACAAATTCCCAGATAGAAACATAGATTTAATATTATGGGTTCTTTCCAAGATTTCTATCATTTGTTATATCGAGTGTTAGAATTCACAAGATGTCTCATTTACatgaaaacacaattatatagCTTGCTTAAGATGTCAGTTGGGATTTGCAATATATCACTACTCCAAATTAATGAATGCTTCATCGGAAGAACAAACAGATAGGTATCAAAAATAAACTGTATTTTTACTAAATTCACATTTacaattttgaaatatttcttGAATTTACATTTCACCAAAGTTAAATAGTAGATCGTTGATATCTGAAGAAAATTAAACTGCTGTCATTTCACTTTAAACATCAGTATACTTGGAGTTTGTCGTTTAAAACTTTATTTATGGTCAAACTGATTTTACTCCACGGGAAGTGATTAATTTCTGCCATAACAATGTACTACTGTCGTAATGGTTATCCTATTTCTCATTCATCTTGGTTGAAACGATTTTACTGTTAAGATTTGTCATCGAACTACTGGAGCTGTCTGCATAAGTAATAGTTGATGATGCGATGCTTGGTGGTACAGACGAATACTTAGATGTAGTAAATGCACTTTTAATTCCTCTGAAATCTATCACAGAATGCCGACCAAGTTTATTAGACATATTACATTCTCTTATCCTGCTTAATTCCACTGCCGTTAAGTATAAATCTGATCGTAAAAATCTGCGATAAGAATCCTTTTCCATCAAAGATTGAACTCTACGTTGACATTGGTCAAATGTGTTTTTGTTAGCTGATGCAAGTTCTCTTTCAGTTTGCAACCTCGTATTAGAGTCCAAGTTTACCTGTTGAACAAAGACACCAAAAGATAAGGTAATTACGTATGTTATAAGAACATAATTTTTATGATTGCATTTGTTAATCTATACCTAACTGAATAAACAAATCGTTTCCCAAAACAGTATGGATTATTTTAAAAGGCTTCAAATTAAGTTCCGTATTCAAATAGTTTAATCACTTATGCAAGCTTTGACGAATCTGTTACACCGTTTATATCTCAGAGTGAAGTTAGTTAGATGACCACTAAAAAACAGGAAGCAATGGACAGCTATTCTGTTTTCGTTTAGGGTTCCTCAGAATTCATGACTCCAGTGGTGATTGAACCCAGAACGCTATGGTTGTGCAATGTGAGCCTTAACTATAGATTACTGAGTCAACACCCAATGTTCTAAATTTCTAGTTTCAACCAATCCGTAACATTAAGTAATCATTGGTAGACGGCTATCTCACACTTAAAATCGTTAAACTTTATTAATCACGGTTTTTCACAAGAACTCACAGatagaataataattttgatttaaagAGAGTTCAATGGTGATAATTCAAAACTGATTCAGGTTAGATTTCAGAATAATTCAAATGACTTGAGATAAATGGCTTTTTCCAATGAACTTAAGTTTTGATATTCATTTAACATAAGAAATTATCGACAAACAGCAGTTTATCATTTGATGAGCCAGTAAAATTAAAATGGTATTATGAAACACGATATTTTCAAGGAATTGAAAGACACTTAGGAGGTGataattatagtaataataatatatataataatactattcaaacaaatatgatgtcatgagtaaattgaagctagaacaccaaggaaaacctggaagcactggacggctggctcagtggtctagtgattaagcgctcgcgcgcaaaatcgataggttctgggtttgaatctatcaggacgggatcatggatgcgcactgctgaggagtcccacaataggatgaaacggccatccagttctttcaggttttccatggtagtttagcttcaattgactcatgatttcaactatgaaaatactaaaatcttgacaaaacccctttctgaaaatATGATATCATCTAATTAATATCATTCGTGAAAATTTTAAAGAATTAAAATGTTCAATATAAATTATCTCAAGGTTATTGTACATAATATTCATTGAACTTTGTTGATGTAGGATATTAGGAAAGAAATAGGTGGAAATTTCAAGCTCTGAAGGATTCTAGAAAATTCATGGAGAAATACTTATCCATATCCTTATAGACAAACATTTTGATGAATAAGATATTTCGATCATACACATTTGGTAAAATTATAGTTAAAAACAGGTACGCCACCTGTTTGTTTTACACAGCTGAAACTGATGAACGTCGTCAACTGACCAGtataaatcatatatatgtatatataaatttataaatacagaTGAAACAATTTGATTCAATATATTAACGAGAAAACATAAATATTCCCAGCTTATTCTTAAATATAATCATTTTTTTCTATTACTTTCCTCAAGATCATGCGCACACAAACATCTGTTAAACATGTGTTAATATTACTGAATCAATAGACAAATTGATTGAATTATGTTTCTATCTTAAACACTAAATCTTTTGTGATGTGTGCTagtgatgtcgatagatataagtagtttgtATCATTAATCGGAAGGGAAatgtctggaggcagaaggttaaaaaaatcaaagaaaatagAACgtgaacaaagaatgattggtgtgggaATGGAAGAACTGTGatgtctgagacaattgattgacatttgcaaatgaagtatttactgttcggttcccagattttactgagatgttCTATAATTTTCGATTCAAATATATTCGACTGTCCACagttgtgttctcgttcactacactatcatTAGGTAGATGAAACTGAACATTACTTTTTCTAGACTTATTTACTTATATCCTAACACTTTAAATAGATAATACTAAGACATATTCAACTAATAATCTACACCTATGTTATTGTGTATTTCAGTCTACCGAAAAAATGCGAAATCGGATATTtatagaaacaaacaaaaatataatgGTTTATTTCCCGCCTAAATACAACattcatcaataataatagttagaaacgttttttttaaatggagttttgttcgctgagctggatggtttcgtcgtgaagctttcatcgtccttctgaacgacatcacgaccaaaccatccagctcggagaacaaaactccatcaaaatcatccacctgagctacaaatcttctccacgaTCTCAATAGTCAGAAACATTTTGAATTCACTTAACTGTTCATGTAAAAAATAGAATGTTTAGAACTATTCAATTTTTTAACTAAAGGTAATCATAGTCAACATTCAATAAATATGCTATTGATGTACAAAAGTACTGATCAGTTTTATATGTTCatcaaatcaatttataatgcaatcatTCCTAAccttctatagacatatattttctatataactgtagtgaacaaaacacaggtgggaacgatcgaatgtaagaaagcacaaattacagactatctcactaaattctgataaccatacagcgaACAGTCAATtcgcaaaataacaaccaattgtctcaatcatcacagttccttctgtaaatatcactCTATCTTCActaatttcattatttgtgCATTTCCCCACCAATTGCGCTGTATTTCAgttttttccttatcggtcttctgccaaaatacattctatatctaaccatcaccatatactacttatatggatataagtgaACACACCacataacaatatatatatatatatatgaatgtacagcttaagtaaatgatttcgttgaaaaaaaaattttcttcgTTGAATTccttctttttcttattcaatgacactgtgggttattttaaatgttcattaattaaatctaagaataaataattatgttGTTTGC is part of the Schistosoma mansoni strain Puerto Rico chromosome 1, complete genome genome and harbors:
- a CDS encoding putative regulator of G protein signaling; translation: MNTRAIGVRDKITTLCRSASSALPQSCATDIVISNHRVFLEKLFRSGGPTREDVEDWARSFESVLRDKYGVLVFREFLRTEFSDENIRFWLICEDYRNKSGTKNMQRKAFKIFNEYVAVQAAREVNLDSNTRLQTERELASANKNTFDQCQRRVQSLMEKDSYRRFLRSDLYLTAVELSRIRECNMSNKLGRHSVIDFRGIKSAFTTSKYSSVPPSIASSTITYADSSSSSMTNLNSKIVSTKMNEK